A genome region from Mercenaria mercenaria strain notata chromosome 11, MADL_Memer_1, whole genome shotgun sequence includes the following:
- the LOC123531730 gene encoding mediator of RNA polymerase II transcription subunit 1-like: MAAEMGLSPEILETEAFPPDKVLKKSKPHSGLMERLRSRCSQHKSWTDSVKAIRMAIANDKRLQADALEKSSIQNCLDKLHRAMKITNQQSLIERLDLISRQLGMIFTPPSHSDNQVVLSSEMFKVVVMLEGQSGIKDVKVGHQETPVSCEDLVEVLSKGNFEEFVSHLQGLLAIYSIHGDRKQKNKGYLALSSLEHDLNQLAQLQSSINGVANYIHKSPLGILLPRRGGHPMKLIYFVSPYDLLCKKSISSYPMTVEAITENGLGHSVTVSLEPCPHVNKLQTIPLMTVRQNQDGKSLPSFQNVNNINSYSLSASFVLVLPQPIPVAKSVIDAIKDITGLDVISGEEKSFLSVLLLHNSNASMSNGNELFVTLPDQQHVYYFNNSVDGCLGQPGALVNKIPFTLPTCVPKVLNLLRQQLMFNSVIHSLIRPNSKREYRSGVVFELTAVSLQYLSLMFEHPLHHSMITVEFDLSDLTSVHCNVNMNNKDENICSDDFVSKAFQRSFSIPVTLRSVIKKVNEQIKLLAPPQPVVKPLIKSRWTWTRPSPVKKSPIVNTNTSTVPTQNMVSNFPNPPPYQNAEGWTPTQTPQIEMHKYSIQYNQTPLSEPPVPAHEEFHEQRPAANPLLATLLDAGSPTVVEQPAVPVVNESPMLSKLLEENTSVASNPFPAPNPNPRKRLTKRKSSKDIAGKSPKQRISDSEMVERTCNERVGSERHGQGMGEKHIDLDSSGGSYEELARPSSVSSVGSVGGQSTGSVIDLTDIGESHVKKLENSLDSIMGKESPRSGAMMGMGHPLNSQMSGLDMLDMYPTDFHHGQNQNQFMGDGSVEFHPPNQWPSRQTPPTPTSRNSPHHGVVPKNEKTSTSLEELLLGPGGREIEGPNSAHTRRNSHQRRPNFKRQNSLSRNSVDSASGVISPDVFSPLMTSPGHHPLASPGQFPISSPNYIVSPGIYPQMSPSHIPPVTSPSLQNISIKSEPSDSKAGILGSQTSISTSRISNVHVGHVTSCGKPSLSMMKAQFDIKNDVKPSVSAITQEREGFKEENSNSSTNSQPPLMKLKLTNMKQYDNVSPADSDTSKRSSTFDFHSDDEDFSLPMVEKMTVVSASPTRLQISNKSTLASFNRFNKSEKFKRKQRESELKITLSVDSGKRKREKNEESKKERKKKKMANSSYSVENEMAVYKSITVDNVSSQNDHLPKLKITKKGLKMSVENSVLRSKEDKAIVKSDKLDKSGKEPVVKIEKMEKSLTRETSEKEIKSSKDKSSKQKEKNSDKEKTCASVTRTPSASDEGIFDKINAMKSENASKSDNPNTAVEKNSSHDGANKKSSSSSSKSLKSHKSQRGSSSSKSDSKMARTPTIKLKPIVVPASSSGLTVSRNPSTPSTPSTPKSITQSPTSATIGKIGAVSLATSGSQKQLTPNSSKSPQGSASKSSGPSSKSSSGSSSTPSSKSSSGMQKNFQIQGPSGKNSPIPQSSKSGHSRSSSTSTLNSGSSALKLDKSKSISSSSIRTSSPHSEKEKSKSSSRSSSASGRDREKSTSSSKTSVPTTTVITQETAASVLSFLNPNKIAKLPPIPKLSSTAGSQKVSTPTSTNNPIVSTSTAPTYSSTSTTNSKFSKGSNPVTSVSKGNSSSTTTSTSKSSISSANHVKNNYIHNKTSSGSSSSRTQNQLVTNAANSNRNSPQSYSHKHDKGSSNSYNKGNNQSSSSNSSSGHRNNYNGGNNQQNRNSGVHNSNSHSNWSNSSGSANSHSKNSSSNSNQRGSNSSHSGNKGSNSNSDNAISRTTVSNSSNISNSKGSNSVPNAPKGPGPPASRQQSTEKGNSGNNTVNSAAAARGRKGSLSAVIDKLTCKASVPTSSSSSQKVNQVIVNESPASPEMDMKENSKVVIFEAPASPEPENCVNSAPKHRINSAREIVSIPLENEPENTNDNSYVSKQTGNKFKNNSERKKDNSFSKGSVTLNSSPKIIPLNSPKEKPSAHRNSPINKKCGVKQGGADLVNSIDKQNGEIDEHHNKHTNVSSNDITNNSYSNSQSDLPVNDAKAKDNVFKTPASKPQENSDINTEDIENLGGRRNFRQNSMSKTMSDPSSPASSPENGLIIDFPSSPRHLQNKTNSPQCNPVSDTFIENRTSPNFLKSPGMKSKLKTSPPCSPSGKDSSLGSSTNSPEALEDDLMDEALGFGN; encoded by the exons aCAAGGTTCTGAAGAAAAGCAAACCTCATTCTGGCCTGATGGAGCGTCTTCGAAGTCGCTGCAGTCAACACAAGTCTTGGACGGACAGTGTTAAGGCAATCCGCATGGCCATTGCAAAT GACAAGCGGTTACAGGCTGACGCCCTAGAGAAGTCATCTATTCAGAACTGCCTTGATAAACTGCACAGAGCTATGAAAA taaCCAATCAACAGTCACTGATAGAGCGTCTAGACCTGATATCCCGGCAGCTTGGCATGATATTTACTCCGCCGTCACACTCCGATAACCAAGTGGTGCTGAGTTCAGAAATGTTCAAGGTTGTCGTCATGCTTGAAGGTCAAAGTGGCATCAAAGATGTCAAGGTCGGCCATCAAGAAACACCTGTG AGTTGTGAAGACTTGGTGGAAGTGCTGAG CAAAGGTAACTTCGAGGAGTTTGTGAGCCATTTACAAGGGTTGCTTGCCATCTATAGTATCCATGGAGACAG gaaacagaaaaataaaggttACCTGGCTCTGTCATCATTAGAACACGATCTCAATCAGCTGGCTCAATTACAGAG ttcTATCAACGGAGTGGCAAACTACATTCACAAGTCACCTTTAGGAATTTTGTTACCTAGGAGAGGAG ggCATCCTATGAAACTGATATACTTTGTCTCACCATATGACCTGTTGTGTAAGAAGTCAATATCATCTTATCCGATGACAGTTGAAG CTATCACAGAAAATGGTCTGGGTCACAGTGTGACAGTTAGTTTAGAACCGTGTCCACATGTTAATAAATTACAAACTATTCCACTGATGACTGTCAGGCAGAATCAAGACGGAAAAAG tttgccatcatttcaaaatgtaaataatatcaacAGTTACAGCCTATCTGCCAGTTTTGTCCTAGTTTTACCACAGCCCATACCTGTAGCCAAGTCTGTCATAGATGCCATAAAAGATATCACTG gttTAGATGTCATATCTGGTGAAGAGAAATCTTTCTTGTCTGTTCTTCTTCTGCACAATTCTAACGCAAGCATGTCAAATGGAAATGAATTATTTGTG ACATTACCAGACCAGCAGCATGTATACTATTTCAACAATAGTGTAGATGGTTGTTTAGGACAGCCTGGAGCTCTAGTCAATAAAATTCCCTTCACTCTTCCAACATGTGTTCCTAAAGTGCTTAACCTTCTACGCCAACAACTTATGTTCAACTCTGTTATACACAGCCTTATCAGACCTAACTCAAAGAGAG AGTACAGATCTGGCGTTGTATTTGAGCTGACTGCTGTTTCTCTACAGTATCTCAGTCTTATGTTTGAACATCCTCTACATCACTCCATGATCACTG TTGAATTTGACCTAAGTGACCTCACCAGTGTACATTGCAATGTTAACATGAACAATAAGGATGAAAACATCTGTTCCGATGATTTTGTCTCAAAAGCTTTTCAAag GAGTTTTTCAATACCAGTGACACTTCGCTCTGTAATAAAGAAAGTGAATGAACAGATCAAACTGCTAGCGCCACCACAGCCAGTTGTAAAACCGCTCATTAAATCACGATGGACATGGACTAGACCAAGTCCTGTGAAAAAATCGCCAATTGTGAATACGAACACTTCTACCGTGCCAACACAAAACATGGTGTCTAACTTTCCAAATCCTCCGCCATATCAAAATGCGGAGGGCTGGACACCGACGCAAACTCCACAGATCGAAATGCATAAATATAGTATACAGTATAATCAGACTCCTTTATCAGAGCCTCCTGTTCCGGCTCACGAGGAGTTCCACGAACAGCGACCTGCAGCAAACCCGCTTCTTGCAACGTTATTAGACGCGGGCTCGCCGACTGTTGTGGAACAGCCAGCAGTGCCAGTTGTGAATGAAAGTCCCATGTTATCAAAACTGTTAGAAGAAAATACTTCAGTCGCTTCAAATCCATTCCCTGCCCCAAATCCAAATCCACGTAAACGATTAACTAAAAGGAAATCGTCAAAAGACATTGCGGGTAAAAGTCCAAAACAGAGAATATCTGATTCTGAAATGGTAGAACGGACTTGTAATGAAAGAGTTGGAAGTGAAAGGCATGGGCAAGGAATGGGTGAAAAACATATTGACTTGGATTCTAGCGGAGGATCTTACGAAGAACTTGCACGTCCGTCTAGTGTTAGTAGTGTTGGAAGTGTTGGTGGCCAGTCAACTGGCTCAGTTATAGATTTGACTGATATAGGTGAATCACATGTGAAAAAGCTAGAAAATAGTTTAGACAGTATTATGGGTAAAGAATCACCACGTAGTGGAGCGATGATGGGTATGGGTCACCCCCTGAATAGTCAAATGAGCGGGCTGGATATGTTGGACATGTATCCGACCGATTTTCACCATGGTCAAAACCAAAATCAGTTTATGGGGGACGGGAGTGTTGAATTTCATCCACCAAATCAATGGCCATCAAGACAAACCCCGCCCACTCCAACATCCCGAAACTCACCACACCATGGAGTCGTGCCAAAAAACGAGAAAACCTCTACCTCTCTTGAGGAACTGCTCTTAGGGCCAGGAGGTAGAGAGATCGAAGGCCCAAACTCAGCTCACACTCGACGCAACTCACATCAGCGTCGCCCAAACTTTAAACGTCAGAATTCACTCAGTAGAAACAGCGTTGATAGTGCTAGTGGCGTAATAAGCCCGGACGTTTTCTCACCATTGATGACCTCCCCGGGTCATCATCCTTTGGCGTCGCCGGGTCAGTTTCCAATATCGTCACCAAATTATATCGTTTCTCCAGGAATTTATCCACAGATGTCTCCTAGTCATATACCACCAGTGACATCGCCAAGCTTGcaaaacatttctataaaaagtGAGCCAAGTGATTCAAAAGCAGGGATTTTAGGATCTCAAACATCTATAAGCACGTCTAGAATAAGTAATGTGCATGTTGGACATGTTACCTCGTGTGGTAAACCTAGTCTGTCTATGATGAAGGCtcaatttgacataaaaaatgaTGTGAAGCCAAGTGTAAGTGCAATAACTCAGGAACGAGAGGGATTTAAGGAAGAGAACTCGAACAGTTCAACGAATTCTCAGCCACCGCTAATGAAATTGAAATTGACTAATATGAAACAGTATGATAACGTTTCACCTGCTGATAGTGATACGAGTAAACGCTCGAGTACATTTGACTTTCACAGCGATGATGAGGATTTTTCTCTTCCAATGGTTGAAAAAATGACGGTGGTTTCTGCTTCGCCTACTAGACTCCAGATCTCAAATAAAAGCACGCTCGCAAGTTTTAATAGATTTAACAAAAGTGAGAAATTTAAGAGAAAACAAAGGGAGAGTGAGCTGAAAATAACTTTATCCGTAGATTCAGGGAAAAGAAAGCGAGAAAAAAATGAGGAAAGTAAAAAAGAACGTAAAAAGAAAAAGATGGCAAATAGTTCATACTCGGTTGAAAATGAAATGGCTGTTTATAAGTCAATAACGGTTGATAATGTCAGCAGCCAAAATGACCATCtaccaaaattgaaaataacgaaaAAAGGTCTTAAAATGTCAGTAGAAAATTCTGTTTTACGAAGTAAAGAGGATAAAGCTATTGTAAAATCTGATAAATTAGACAAATCTGGCAAAGAACCAGTTGTTAAAATTGAGAAAATGGAAAAATCTTTGACTAGAGAAACTTCTGAGAAAGAGATTAAAAGTTCTAAAGACAAAAGCTcaaaacaaaaggaaaagaaTTCTGATAAGGAGAAAACATGTGCTTCTGTGACTAGAACGCCTTCAGCTTCGGATGAAGGCATCTTTGACAAAATCAATGCTATGAAGTCAGAAAATGCAAGTAAAAGTGATAATCCAAATACTGCAGTGGAGAAAAACTCATCTCATGACGGTGCAAATAAAAAGTCATCAAGTAGTTCGTCTAAATCTTTAAAATCTCACAAATCACAGCGCGGCAGTTCATCCTCGAAATCAGACTCAAAAATGGCACGGACTCCAACAATCAAATTGAAACCAATTGTTGTGCCAGCGAGCAGTTCTGGATTAACTGTGTCACGGAATCCGTCAACTCCAAGCACACCCTCCACCCCAAAATCTATCACTCAATCACCTACCTCAGCAACTATTGGTAAAATTGGTGCAGTCTCCCTGGCTACGTCAGGATCCCAAAAACAGCTTACCCCTAATAGCAGTAAAAGTCCACAGGGCTCTGCGAGTAAGTCTTCAGGACCTTCATCTAAATCTTCTTCAGGGTCGTCATCCACTCCATCATCAAAATCGAGTAGTGGTATGCAGAAAAACTTCCAAATTCAAGGACCTAGTGGTAAAAATTCGCCCATTCCTCAAAGCAGTAAATCGGGACATTCGCGTAGCTCAAGTACTTCAACATTGAATTCAGGTTCTAGTGCTTTAAAGTTAGATAAATCTAAGTCTATATCATCCTCGTCAATAAGGACATCTTCCCCACATTCTGAAAAGGAAAAATCCAAGTCAAGTTCGCGAAGTTCGAGCGCAAGTGGACGTGATCGCGAAAAGTCTACCTCAAGTAGTAAAACAAGCGTTCCCACAACAACCGTAATTACGCAAGAAACAGCGGCTTCTGTGCTTTCATTTTTAAATCCGAACAAAATCGCTAAATTGCCACCAATACCAAAGCTGAGCTCAACCGCAGGGAGCCAGAAAGTATCAACGCCAACATCCACAAATAATCCAATCGTGTCTACAAGCACTGCTCCTACATACAGTTCAACTTCTACAACAAATTCCAAGTTTTCAAAAGGAAGTAATCCAGTGACTAGTGTATCTAAGGGTAATTCAAGTAGCACTACAACAAGTACTTCCAAATCAAGCATATCTAGTGCAAACCATGTGAAAAATAATtacatacataataaaacatCGAGTGGAAGCTCCAGTTCAAGAACTCAGAATCAGTTGGTTACAAATGCGGCTAATTCAAATAGAAATTCGCCACAGAGTTACTcgcataaacatgataaaggaaGCAGTAATTCATATAACAAGGGAAATAACCAAAGCAGTTCAAGTAATTCTAGTAGCGGACATAGGAATAATTATAATGGTGGAAATAACCAACAGAATAGAAATTCTGGCGTACATAATTCAAATTCTCATTCTAACTGGTCAAATAGTTCTGGAAGTGCAAATTCTCATTCAAAAAATAGTTCAAGTAATTCAAATCAGAGGGGAAGTAACTCCTCACACAGTggaaacaagggaagtaattctaacagtGACAATGCTATATCTAGAACTACAGTGAGTAATAGCAGTAATATATCAAATtctaagggaagtaactctgttCCAAATGCACCAAAGGGACCTGGACCCCCTGCATCTCGCCAGCAGTCCACAGAGAAAGGAAACAGTGGAAATAATACTGTAAATTCTGCTGCTGCAGCCAGGGGTCGCAAAGGGTCTCTCTCTGCAGTGATTGATAAACTAACGTGCAAGGCTTCAGTTCCAACCAGCAGTTCTTCTTCACAGAAAGTTAATCAAGTGATAGTTAACGAATCCCCTGCTAGTCCCGAAATGGATATGAAAGAGAATAGTAAAGTTGTGATATTTGAGGCCCCGGCAAGCCCCGAGCCAGAGAATTGTGTTAATAGTGCTCCAAAACATCGGATTAATAGTGCACGTGAAATTGTTAGTATTCCGTTAGAAAATGAGCCTGAAAATACTAATGATAATAGCTACGTGAGTAAACAAACTGGAAACAAGTTTAAGAATAATAGTGAGCGGAAAAAGGATAATTCATTTTCGAAAGGAAGTGTCACTTTAAACTCATCCCCAAAAATCATTCCATTAAATTCTCCCAAAGAAAAACCAAGTGCACATAGGAACTCGCCAATAAATAAGAAATGTGGTGTTAAACAGGGTGGTGCTGATCTGGTTAATAGCATTGATAAACAGAATGGTGAGATAGACGAGCATCATAATAAACATACAAATGTTTCATCCAATGATATTACCAATAATTCCTATAGCAATTCTCAATCAGATCTCCCTGTCAACGATGCAAAAGCCAAAGATAATGTTTTCAAAACACCAGCTTCAAAACCCCAGGAGAATTCGGATATTAACACCGAAGATATTGAAAATTTGGGCGGACGTCGGAATTTCCGCCAAAATTCAATGTCAAAAACAATGTCAGACCCCAGCAGTCCTGCAAGTAGCCCAGAAAATGGGCTAATCATAGATTTCCCAAGTTCACCGCGACATCTTCAAAATAAAACCAACTCGCCACAGTGTAACCCTGTTTCAGATACGTTTATAGAAAATCGAACTTCCCCCAACTTTCTCAAGTCACCTGGAATGAAATCGAAACTGAAAACGTCACCGCCATGTTCACCTTCCGGAAAAGATTCAAGTCTCGGTTCAAGTACCAACTCTCCTGAGGCTCTTGAGGATGACCTTATGGATGAAGCATTAGGATTTGGAAATTAA